The Setaria viridis chromosome 6, Setaria_viridis_v4.0, whole genome shotgun sequence genome includes the window tggACTTGTCTTTTTACTTCTTCTTTTCTGAATTACAATTCTTTTGCTTGATGCTGCTTATTAATCATAAAGATTTTGCCATGTGCTGACTTTTGTTGCACATATCTGAATCACAAGGGACTAAAGCATTGCAAAGTCTTAGcttgatcttgctgcacatggtaCTTCACCTTTTCCTCTTTACTGTTGATGTGGAGTCGTTGTTCCTTACAGCAGTACAGCAGCCATTTAAAGGGTTGCCAGGTAAATTAAAGTATtacctgccccccccccccccccccccccccccccccccgcgtgTAATTTTGCCTTCAATTGTTTAAATTGTATTCTGGACTGCAATTTAACCTGATCTGATGACTATGAGCAAACGATAAGTATCCATTCTCCCTTGCTCAAGGTTATCAAATTTTGCATGTGTCCTGTGCTTCTTCTGTTTGACATTTGTTATGTTGCTTACTTGCTTAGATGAAGATTTGTGCAGGATTACTAATTGTTTACAGCCTCGTGCTACTTTTAAAAGCAAGAACATGGATATGGTTCCATGAGTATGCAGTTGTCAAAGCAAgaaaaaatattattgttgcAACCATGATGATGCTTTGCTGCTCTGATTTTTAGTTACTTTATAAAGTAACATTTCGGTCATGAACTTATGGTTCGCCACATTTCAGTACATGTGGCTATACTAGTTCTGCCACAACTTCAGGAATTCATTAGAAACTTCCTGGGCATTTTTTAGTTGCTTATTGTCTAGTTTAATTTTGCTCGTTGTTGAGTTACTTTTTTGCCCTATGATAAGTGAATGAACTCATGTCTGTTATCTACTGTCTGCGAGGTTTGACATTTGATTCTTAGGCGGGAGCTTGAGCATTGAAAGCATCACATCTGATGAATTTGCTGTTCCACTGTCATGAGTGATGTCAAAGAATGGGCACACAATGCTGTTTGCTAATTGCATAGCTTTCTTGGGAAGTTGCGATGTTGCATAGCATCACTCTGTCTTTGATAGTACTTATAATGCTGAAGTCTTAACTTTGTGTATTGTTCCAAGTGGACTTGTTTTGTTACTGTACCGAGCACCTCTGGCTTGTTTTGTAACCGGAACTGGTGGTTTTTGTTGCTGAAAAAGAATCATTCTGGTGCTCAGCCTGCACTGAAGCATTGGTCTTCGCTTGGACGGCAGAGCCTCTGCCATTAGCACCAGACTGTTTGGTTATGggtgcttatttataagttgcttattgtagttgcttatttataagtctaggtgtttggtttgggttgcttatatGATTGCTATGGACATATTTACCCCTGCCATCCCATTTTCCTCTACCCCTGATAATTACCCAGCTCCTACCCCTTGGTttgggcagcggcggggtgCAAGCGGCGGGCAGCcgcggggcgcgagcggcgggcggcgggcgcgcggcgcggaggcgggcgggcggcggcggcgggcgggagcagcCGGCGAGATGGAAAATGGGCGGCGGGCTCAAGCCCACTGGACGCGCCGCCTGCTTCTCCCCCGACGGGCGCCGAAGGCTCGATTCGTACAGCGGGCGCCCCTCCGCTCGTCCAGATCCGGCgagggcgcgggaggaggagcaaggTTGGCTGGGAGAAGGACGCGTCGGGAGTCGCGACGCCTGCTGCTCCCAGATCTTGGTCGGAGGTAGACGACTGACGAGCTCCACGCCTCCGCCGGATTCGAAGAAGAGCACGGGAGCGTCTGtgaggcgggcggcgagcgggcggcggccggcgcagtggcgacgggcgggcgggagcggccggcgggcggcgcgggagcgggcgccgagcggcgcggaggcgggcggcgagcgggcggcgagcgggcgggagcggcgcgcAGGCGGCCGGCGGAAGCGGCGCCAGGCAGTGGTgacgggagagagaagagagaaaggagagagagaggagagagagaatgagggtaggaggagtaaaagtgccccataagcaaaataagcagctcaaaacttgcttatttgcttatgcataagcaacttataagcaactctataagcaagagtgtttgggttataagcaacttatttgcttatttataagttgcttatgcataagcaatgctaaccaaacaggccctgaaCTCTGAAATTTGGGCTCCACAAATGCAGCTCAGAAGATATTACGAAATCGTGGACCGCTATTCATACGCACAACGGTTCAAGTTTCAAAATCACAATGCAGCGGGTTCCAAAAAAAGCTTCCAGATTTTCGAAGGACTGTCTTTCTGCGTCACATCTGGAAAATAAACATCCCTAGTTGCGAAAGAATGTGTCACTTTGCATCTCTGGGTGCCTGGATCTATACATGGTCATACTGAATTGTAAATATCAATTAGAAGCCTGTACTGTACTCATTTTGTCGATATCATCTAAATTCAGCATATCACTCAAGGGTCAGGTCCCGTGTTTTCAAAGAACAAACAAGAACAAATGAAAACGGGGAAAACACCTGATCCTATGCTAACTCTCATGAAACAGGAAAACACTAGAAGATGCTGTTTCACTTGCTTCCGTTAACCGGGAGATAAACACCCTCTGCTGCCAACCAAATGTTCTCAGCTCGCTTCTCTCGGACACCGCAGACCTGCACCAAAACGTATCTGAACTTAACAACATTCACTTGCAACATGGCAGCAAGTAAAAAATCGTATAGAATTAGAGTAGACTGATCTGGGGTCTCCACGATTGATAATTCATGTTGACTGTCAAACCTTGTAAGCATCTTTTGATTTTGCAAGAAGaaaattttgcaagcaaatcaATGTCTCACCTCTTGCTGCCCACCACCAAGGCGATTGTACTTCTTGTTGTGACTATGCAGATAACCTCCAGTATCAACATGCCTAAGCCTTATTTTTTGATCCCTTTTCCATACTTTTCCGCTTCCTTCTATTTCTAGCCTGAGAATACCCAGAGGAATAAGCTAAGCAACAAATAAACATACACCCACATTCCGTGTAAGACTGTAAGTAAATTGTACCTCCAGTAGTCACCAGTGTCTGATAGTTCATCCCCACCATAACAGCTAACCTATACAAATGTTGATATCCAAACTTCAGAGCACATTCTTAATATGAGAAAATAATGGAAACGAAACAGAGCAGACAGAAGACATAAAACTGATCTCTTCAAATGCAAAGCATTAGTCTATGTAAGGTACTCATAAAGACAGTAGACATAAGAAGACTGGGTGATAACTTCCCCATAAGAAAACTGGGTGATAACTTACTTCCCcgtaaaaaaaagttgaaatataTTCAAAACATCTAAGTAATTGTAAGCCCCTAGCTTTCACATTGATTCAGTACAACAGCACTAAAATGTGGCATAAAAGCTGGTCTACTACAGAGGAATATAATATTTTCTCGGTCAGTTGGAGGCCAGATGCCATGCTGTTTCGTTATGAGAGTAAATTATGTGCACGGCATGGATGTGCACGGCATGGCATGCTATACTTTTTGAAGCACCATGGCTATCGTTTTATCACCATAGAACAAATGAAAACATTATGCAGACGCTTATAAAGTTGAAGTGAACTgtcaaatttttaaaaaaatgtttgagAACAAGCTATAAATGAAGCCATAATATACACATAATGCTTCCAGACAAGACAATGAGTAGTAGACAATGCAGGAAAATATGTAATACAGCGCATCTCCATCAATTTTCTACACCACAAAGCAGCTGGCTATTCATTGTTATATAGAGATTCAGATCGGATATGTGAAAGCATTTCAACTTTTGTTGAAAATGATTTATCACAACAAAAATGTTTAACAGCTTCATTTCAATTGGAATTACAGGAGCTGATATGACACTATTTTACTATTTTCGTGCACTGTTCTATCCTAGTTTATTCAGAAAAGTAGATGACTGGCCAAGATGTTCCATAGAATCTGGATACAGGGTAATCACATGTTGTACTCAGTACTTACATAGCCACATTCGTTAGAAGTGGTCTAAAGCAATTGAAGAGAACTACAACTTTATCTTTCAATCTAAATAAAGCTTGCAGGATGTACAGAATTTAAATCGGCATTCGATACTGCAACATGAGAGATTGATATAAACTAACCTCAAGGTTACCAGATAACGGTGAAGCGTGCAAGTGACTATGCAGCCACCTCCGTGTCCTCATGTGTTGCAACTTTACAATGCTACCAGTCTCGATGGCATCACCTTGCTTAGACGATGAATCTGGAGTAGGCCTTATGATCTGCATTTAATATGCCCATCACCTTTAAGCTGACTGCTTAAATGACTATCGCATATGTATCAAACTGTAACTGCTGGTTTTTCATACCAAATAGCGGTTAAATTGGCAACTGAGAAAAATACATAAGTACCAGATTTGcaataatattttttctttcGGCACATGTTTTACTCATTCCATTAAAGAAATACCTGCCATTATATTTTCAAATAGATCCTACATTCTTGCTAATCAATACGAATTAGCTAGCTCTTGAAAACTACAGGACAATTTGCAGACTGAATTCAAAGATGCTGGTCAGAGCGCTGCACTCTCATCAATCAATTTAATTCAATGCTACCTTCTGAAATCTATAGTAAGTCAATTCAAGACCCTTTGAATCGTTGatcttttcatatatatttCCATTAAGAGTAAACAGGGCATGCCCACTTTATGTGCTGATGATGAAAG containing:
- the LOC117861084 gene encoding stromal cell-derived factor 2-like protein, whose amino-acid sequence is MAASLLALAVALLVSAGFSGVDRGTAAPVESEGGEVTYGSVIKLMHEKTKHRLHSHDVPYGSGSGQQSVTGFPEGDDSNSYWIIRPTPDSSSKQGDAIETGSIVKLQHMRTRRWLHSHLHASPLSGNLEVSCYGGDELSDTGDYWRLEIEGSGKVWKRDQKIRLRHVDTGGYLHSHNKKYNRLGGGQQEVCGVREKRAENIWLAAEGVYLPVNGSK